The Pedobacter roseus genome contains a region encoding:
- a CDS encoding response regulator translates to MKKILVVDDNRDILEVIELILSTEGYEVNGLWDASMLNQRITDFNPDLILLDVMLGVLDGRDLCNLLKKNKLTDHIPVIMISASHSLGDMNNHICHPNDFIAKPFDINNLINKVGAQLIA, encoded by the coding sequence ATGAAAAAGATATTGGTGGTTGATGATAACAGGGATATATTAGAAGTAATAGAATTGATTTTAAGTACTGAAGGTTACGAGGTAAATGGATTATGGGATGCAAGTATGCTTAATCAAAGAATAACAGATTTTAACCCTGATTTAATTTTACTGGATGTTATGTTGGGCGTTTTAGATGGCCGCGACCTTTGTAACCTGCTCAAGAAAAATAAACTAACCGATCATATTCCCGTAATCATGATCTCAGCAAGTCATAGCCTTGGCGACATGAATAACCACATTTGTCATCCAAACGATTTTATTGCCAAACCATTCGATATCAACAACCTGATCAATAAAGTTGGCGCCCAATTGATAGCTTAA
- the msrB gene encoding peptide-methionine (R)-S-oxide reductase MsrB codes for MKILIALSFLLSFGFYANSQESKTQIKNPYYSRTDTKKLNVKNSEWKKILSPALYAVAREANTERAFTGKLWNANQKGTYYCAVCGNALFKSDAKFASECGWPSFFETIRKGSTIYKEDNSLGMERIEVECGRCNSHLGHIFDDGPAPTHKRYCMNSIALDFEPDGFAQ; via the coding sequence ATGAAAATATTAATTGCACTATCATTCCTGTTAAGTTTTGGTTTTTATGCCAACAGTCAGGAAAGTAAAACACAAATAAAAAATCCATATTACTCCCGAACCGATACCAAAAAACTAAACGTTAAAAATTCGGAATGGAAAAAGATTTTATCGCCGGCTTTATATGCAGTTGCGCGTGAAGCCAATACGGAAAGAGCATTTACAGGAAAATTATGGAATGCCAACCAAAAAGGAACCTATTATTGCGCCGTTTGTGGCAATGCCTTATTTAAATCAGACGCTAAGTTTGCAAGTGAATGCGGCTGGCCGAGTTTTTTTGAAACCATCCGCAAGGGAAGTACCATTTATAAAGAAGATAACAGTTTAGGCATGGAACGCATAGAAGTAGAATGCGGACGCTGTAATTCGCACCTTGGCCATATTTTCGACGATGGACCTGCACCTACGCACAAACGTTACTGCATGAATTCGATAGCGCTCGATTTCGAACCTGATGGTTTCGCACAGTAA
- a CDS encoding FadR/GntR family transcriptional regulator: protein MESISNFKQVDTSSLVDRVEDKLVQLLQERKLKVGDSIPTELELCAALGVSRTVVREAMLRLRMMGLIESKKKKGAVITSPDLFGILSKSMNPHILDQGTLKEIFEIRLVLEIGMADFLFQRITDEDLKELRTIVNNEPEASQDHLFNIEHEIAFHGKLYDITGNETLRKFQSMLLPIFDFVHNSGLLKKQGQLHKFVSHKGLVDILENGSPELFRNAMRNHLENHFNRLFAEE from the coding sequence ATGGAAAGCATCAGTAATTTTAAACAAGTGGATACCAGTTCGTTGGTAGATCGTGTAGAAGATAAGCTTGTTCAGCTTTTACAGGAGCGGAAGCTGAAGGTTGGAGACAGCATCCCTACCGAGCTTGAACTGTGTGCAGCCCTTGGCGTAAGCAGAACCGTTGTACGGGAGGCCATGTTAAGATTACGGATGATGGGGTTAATCGAATCGAAAAAGAAAAAAGGAGCAGTAATCACCAGTCCAGATTTATTTGGCATCCTTTCTAAAAGTATGAATCCACATATTTTAGACCAGGGAACCCTCAAAGAAATTTTTGAGATCAGGCTGGTGCTCGAAATCGGAATGGCCGATTTTCTTTTTCAGCGCATTACAGATGAGGACCTGAAAGAACTGAGGACCATTGTTAACAATGAACCCGAAGCTTCGCAGGATCACCTCTTTAATATCGAACACGAGATTGCTTTTCATGGAAAACTCTATGATATTACGGGAAATGAAACCCTAAGAAAATTCCAGAGTATGCTGTTGCCGATATTTGATTTTGTACACAATAGCGGCCTGCTTAAAAAACAGGGACAGCTGCATAAATTCGTATCCCATAAAGGCCTGGTTGATATTTTGGAAAACGGATCGCCTGAACTTTTCCGCAATGCGATGAGAAACCACCTGGAAAATCATTTTAACCGTTTGTTTGCAGAAGAATAG
- a CDS encoding SusC/RagA family TonB-linked outer membrane protein: MKEIYFKLIRHCLPFLMIMVTIPAFAQQTVTGKVTDASGQGIPSTTVLVKGTKNGTSTNPAGTYSIKVNKGDVLVFSLIGYLSQEVTIQDQANVNVKLLEDSKGLDEVVVVGYGTQNRRSVTSSISKLDKEVLANTPRSNAASALQGTVPGLQVVTASGQPGAAPSILLRGGASINSPGAPLVIVDGVIRSLSDISSENIESIETLKDASATAIYGARANNGVILVTTKTGKAGSSQIAYKFTGGYNQERKGYQYMGAGDYIYYTRLGYLNAGRTLAQANSSRGLGLSTNAADLASFDIRTYIPGTTVLPSGWQLVNDPYGGQIMYKDHGGEVEDLVFQNTYTKDHYVSASGGNDKGKYFAAFDAYNEDGVIVGSKYKRYTGDINGSYKIKPNVEISSGVTLSTSSQLGTIGGEVNTLYRSLAIWPTFNPWIDEAKTVANPGNSSSDGNPLYWLGRLDRSNEVNRVVANAAVKWDIIPGLYFKATGNAYLFETLDQSFQKSTQTYAQIFANSGSSTTRNSTSSFGRDFQTQYNGILNYTKSFGKHNFNLMGGGEYFDVKSYASQVLGQNAPTDDIPTANASTTFAAGSNYTTRTEYKILSAFSRFAYDFDQKYLFTAVFRLDGASSLASENRNGFFPGISAGWNVHREEFFKDSKISQVISSLKPRISYGQNGNIAGLGRYETQGVYSLQGNYNGSAGFLNTGIINSDLRWEKSKTTDLGLDMGLLNDRITVIFDYYDRKTSDLLTNLDLPSYTGFSSFRTNLGTFQNKGIEIGIDAKILSKGDFKLNAGANASFVKNKILKLPFNGNESNRQGGLQIYDPASGQVIWVGGLQEGQPLGNMYGYRQVSIFKNVAEVAAVAGNRTDAIAGVTGPNLAPGVNGRITPGDVNWQDVNGDNIIDSRDQVYLGNIYPKWTGGFNFNASYKGFGFYNRWDFALGHTIYNDLVTRTLGNYQGTFNYIDLQAQAWSPTNTDTDIPKVYYADQVAGSKQNYTRANNGNAVLNGNNSRFYEKGDYLCLREVTLSYDLPKGLLQKSKFINNARIYVTGSNLLYITKFSGPSPEPPVSGTTITGIYSGTYPTPRTFIMGLQVGF; the protein is encoded by the coding sequence ATGAAAGAAATTTACTTTAAACTCATCAGGCATTGTTTACCATTTTTAATGATAATGGTAACAATTCCGGCATTTGCACAGCAAACCGTCACCGGGAAAGTTACAGATGCCTCAGGACAAGGAATCCCAAGTACTACCGTTTTGGTTAAGGGCACTAAAAACGGAACATCAACCAATCCGGCAGGCACTTATTCCATTAAGGTTAATAAAGGCGACGTGTTGGTTTTTAGTTTAATCGGCTACTTGTCGCAAGAAGTAACCATTCAGGATCAGGCCAACGTTAATGTAAAGCTTTTAGAAGATAGCAAAGGTTTAGATGAAGTAGTGGTAGTGGGCTATGGTACACAAAACAGGAGGAGTGTTACCAGTTCTATTTCTAAATTAGATAAAGAAGTATTGGCCAATACGCCACGATCAAACGCCGCTTCAGCTTTGCAGGGTACCGTTCCGGGGCTACAGGTAGTTACTGCATCCGGACAGCCTGGAGCCGCACCTTCAATATTGCTGCGTGGCGGAGCTTCTATCAACAGTCCAGGCGCACCCCTTGTGATTGTTGATGGGGTAATCAGGTCATTAAGCGACATTTCTTCCGAAAACATCGAGTCGATCGAAACTTTAAAAGATGCTTCTGCAACAGCCATTTATGGCGCCAGGGCAAACAATGGGGTAATATTGGTAACCACTAAAACCGGCAAAGCAGGCAGTTCGCAGATTGCCTATAAATTTACAGGAGGTTATAACCAGGAGCGCAAAGGATACCAATATATGGGCGCCGGCGATTATATCTACTATACCCGTTTGGGTTATTTAAATGCGGGCAGAACATTGGCCCAGGCAAATAGCTCGAGGGGTTTGGGCTTGTCGACAAATGCGGCAGATCTTGCCAGTTTTGATATCAGGACCTACATACCGGGCACTACGGTTTTGCCAAGTGGCTGGCAGCTGGTTAACGATCCGTACGGTGGACAAATCATGTATAAAGATCATGGTGGAGAAGTGGAGGATTTAGTTTTCCAGAATACCTATACTAAAGATCATTATGTGAGTGCAAGTGGTGGAAATGACAAAGGGAAATATTTTGCAGCCTTCGATGCCTATAATGAGGATGGTGTAATTGTAGGTTCGAAATACAAAAGGTACACTGGCGACATTAACGGATCCTATAAAATTAAGCCGAATGTCGAAATCAGCTCAGGCGTAACCTTGTCAACATCTTCTCAACTGGGCACCATAGGTGGTGAGGTAAATACTTTATACAGAAGCTTAGCCATCTGGCCAACTTTTAACCCCTGGATTGATGAAGCAAAAACGGTAGCCAATCCCGGCAACAGCAGCAGCGACGGTAATCCTTTATATTGGTTGGGCAGGTTAGACCGCTCGAATGAAGTAAACAGGGTTGTAGCCAATGCTGCCGTAAAATGGGATATTATTCCAGGTCTTTATTTCAAAGCCACGGGTAACGCCTACCTGTTTGAAACATTGGATCAATCTTTCCAAAAATCAACCCAGACTTATGCGCAGATTTTTGCCAATTCGGGTAGCAGTACCACGAGGAACTCAACAAGTAGTTTTGGCAGGGATTTTCAAACACAATACAACGGAATATTAAATTATACCAAATCTTTCGGAAAACACAATTTTAACCTGATGGGCGGTGGAGAATACTTTGATGTAAAATCTTATGCTTCCCAGGTTTTGGGGCAAAATGCACCAACTGATGATATCCCGACCGCAAATGCCTCTACAACATTCGCTGCGGGATCTAATTACACAACCAGAACAGAATATAAGATTTTATCAGCTTTTAGCCGTTTTGCTTACGATTTCGATCAGAAATACCTGTTTACGGCTGTGTTTAGGCTTGATGGAGCATCTAGTTTAGCCAGCGAAAATAGAAACGGTTTCTTTCCCGGGATTTCGGCAGGATGGAACGTGCACCGCGAAGAATTTTTTAAGGATTCCAAAATCAGTCAGGTTATTTCGAGCCTGAAACCAAGGATCAGCTATGGCCAGAATGGAAATATTGCAGGTTTGGGCCGGTACGAAACGCAAGGTGTTTACAGCTTACAGGGAAATTATAATGGAAGTGCAGGTTTTTTGAACACTGGAATAATTAATAGTGATTTAAGATGGGAAAAAAGTAAAACCACAGATCTGGGTTTAGACATGGGTTTATTAAACGACCGCATTACTGTTATTTTTGATTATTACGACCGTAAAACGAGTGATCTGTTAACCAATCTTGACCTGCCGAGCTATACCGGATTTTCAAGTTTCAGAACCAATTTAGGTACATTTCAGAACAAAGGAATTGAAATTGGAATAGATGCAAAAATCTTAAGCAAAGGCGATTTTAAATTAAATGCAGGTGCCAATGCATCATTCGTAAAAAACAAAATCCTGAAATTGCCTTTCAACGGAAATGAGAGCAACAGACAAGGTGGTTTACAGATTTACGATCCTGCATCAGGTCAGGTGATATGGGTAGGTGGTTTACAGGAAGGCCAGCCCCTTGGGAATATGTACGGTTACCGTCAGGTTTCTATTTTTAAAAATGTCGCCGAGGTTGCTGCAGTTGCAGGCAACAGAACCGATGCTATAGCTGGTGTAACCGGACCCAATTTAGCTCCAGGAGTTAACGGAAGAATTACCCCCGGAGATGTGAACTGGCAGGATGTAAATGGTGATAACATCATCGATTCGAGGGATCAGGTTTATTTGGGTAACATTTATCCAAAATGGACGGGTGGTTTTAATTTCAATGCCAGTTACAAGGGGTTTGGGTTTTACAACAGATGGGATTTTGCTTTAGGACATACCATTTACAACGATCTTGTGACCCGTACATTGGGTAACTATCAGGGTACTTTCAACTATATCGATCTACAGGCGCAGGCCTGGTCGCCAACGAACACCGATACCGATATTCCAAAGGTTTATTATGCCGACCAGGTGGCAGGTTCTAAGCAAAATTATACCCGGGCCAACAACGGAAATGCCGTATTGAACGGAAACAATTCGCGGTTTTATGAAAAAGGTGATTATTTGTGCCTGAGAGAGGTTACCCTTTCTTACGACCTTCCCAAAGGACTATTACAGAAATCAAAATTCATTAATAACGCCAGGATTTATGTAACCGGAAGCAACCTCTTGTACATCACTAAATTTTCAGGTCCATCGCCAGAGCCACCGGTATCAGGAACAACCATTACAGGTATTTATTCAGGAACGTATCCAACACCGAGGACATTTATAATGGGACTTCAGGTGGGCTTTTAA
- the nanU gene encoding SusD family outer membrane lipoprotein NanU — protein sequence MKTIFRNILVLLSLSGLIFTGCKNELDLSPVSSLSDASYWQTADQFDAFVNGVYTRFRGHNANFQYLGELRSDIFGTDPGSTATFTGEATQGLERMWLQTLDADNAGVSGFGGFYTNINQINLLIQKLNETSILPDAKKKNYLGMAYGLRAFYYFQMYRTWGKTIIQTAPTTSVDVSNLAKAASSEADVMALIKADIELSNSNFGSSYVFDAKNKKGFWSKAATQMLKAEVYLWNAHRSGGLADATTAKTALTDIQANVTLSLLPNFTDVFSTTNKDNNEIIFSSKNKLDEATLGFIGNYVPQTGLIVNFYDSVGNRKFDVATDNYGGLLRAPTKIATYRKFNNLDLRKNVSIQAAYTKNTAGTYSIAGAFLKKYQGEQNSGNRVYTNDFLIYRYADLLLLLAEAKVILGESPVAEINLVRARGYGANYNAATLGYPNQAVDVNANEAILKERFLEFVGEGKRWYDLRRMGDSFVYEYTSITAATSYKLLWPLDRSTLTNNRALVQNPGYPVF from the coding sequence ATGAAAACGATATTTAGAAATATATTGGTACTGTTAAGCCTGTCTGGCCTGATCTTTACCGGATGTAAAAATGAACTGGACTTAAGTCCGGTGAGTAGTTTAAGCGATGCAAGTTATTGGCAAACTGCCGATCAGTTTGATGCTTTCGTAAATGGCGTATATACCCGTTTTAGGGGGCACAATGCTAATTTTCAATATTTGGGAGAGTTGCGTTCTGATATTTTCGGTACTGATCCCGGTTCTACAGCGACTTTTACAGGCGAGGCAACGCAGGGTTTAGAGCGCATGTGGCTGCAAACACTCGATGCCGATAACGCAGGCGTTAGTGGTTTTGGTGGTTTTTATACCAATATCAACCAGATTAATTTACTGATCCAAAAACTGAATGAAACCAGTATTCTACCAGATGCAAAAAAGAAAAATTATCTTGGGATGGCCTATGGTTTACGTGCTTTTTATTATTTCCAGATGTATAGAACCTGGGGCAAAACCATTATCCAAACAGCGCCCACAACCTCAGTTGATGTATCCAACCTGGCTAAAGCTGCATCAAGCGAGGCCGATGTAATGGCACTTATTAAAGCGGATATTGAGCTTTCTAATTCAAATTTTGGATCAAGCTATGTTTTTGATGCTAAAAATAAAAAAGGATTTTGGTCAAAAGCAGCTACCCAAATGTTGAAAGCTGAAGTTTACCTGTGGAATGCACACCGGAGCGGAGGACTAGCCGATGCTACAACAGCTAAAACGGCATTAACCGATATCCAGGCAAATGTTACATTATCATTATTGCCAAATTTTACCGATGTTTTTTCGACCACCAACAAGGATAACAACGAAATTATATTCTCTTCCAAAAATAAATTAGACGAAGCTACATTGGGTTTCATCGGTAATTATGTACCTCAAACAGGTTTAATTGTTAATTTTTACGATTCGGTGGGCAACCGTAAATTTGATGTAGCTACCGATAATTATGGCGGCTTGTTAAGGGCGCCAACCAAAATTGCTACATACCGCAAGTTCAATAATCTCGATCTGCGAAAAAATGTTTCCATTCAGGCCGCCTATACTAAAAATACTGCCGGAACTTATTCAATTGCAGGTGCTTTTCTTAAAAAATATCAGGGCGAGCAAAATTCGGGTAACAGGGTTTATACAAACGATTTTTTGATTTATCGCTATGCAGACCTTTTACTTTTACTGGCTGAGGCAAAGGTGATTTTAGGTGAAAGTCCGGTGGCAGAAATTAACCTGGTTAGGGCGAGGGGATATGGCGCAAATTATAATGCAGCTACTTTGGGGTATCCAAACCAAGCGGTGGATGTAAATGCAAATGAAGCCATTTTAAAAGAACGTTTTCTGGAGTTTGTTGGTGAAGGAAAACGTTGGTACGATTTAAGGCGCATGGGCGATAGTTTCGTTTACGAGTATACAAGCATTACCGCGGCAACTTCCTATAAGCTTTTATGGCCTTTAGACCGGAGTACGCTTACCAACAACAGGGCGCTGGTACAAAACCCGGGTTATCCGGTTTTTTAA
- a CDS encoding dihydrodipicolinate synthase family protein: MQNIKLQGLIAAPFTPFHQDGELNLQLIPEYYSFLKKNGVTGAFICGSTGEGVSLTLDEKMKVAAAWADACKSDSDFKVMTLLGGTCLADCKVLAKHASEIGLYGVSFTAPSYFKPATVEVLAEMCAEIATVVPDMPFYYYHIPVLTGANHNMIDLLEAVDGKIPNFAGIKYTHEDFMDFLSCMSFKNNKYDMLWGRDENMLSALVLGAKGAVGSTFNYLAPLYNQLIEAFEQNELKTAVALQQKSIDFIRLLGKYGGIATGKAYMKMIGLDCGEFRLPVKNMDAAAFEQFKTDVENLDFQAFKSKAFLTTAVHR, from the coding sequence ATGCAAAACATTAAATTACAAGGACTTATTGCTGCACCATTTACTCCATTTCATCAGGATGGTGAATTAAACCTGCAGCTTATTCCGGAATATTATTCATTTTTAAAAAAGAACGGTGTTACAGGTGCTTTTATCTGTGGATCAACCGGAGAAGGGGTTTCGCTTACGCTTGATGAAAAAATGAAAGTAGCCGCAGCATGGGCTGATGCCTGCAAAAGCGATTCGGATTTTAAAGTAATGACCTTACTTGGGGGAACCTGCCTGGCTGATTGCAAAGTATTGGCGAAACACGCTTCAGAAATAGGCCTTTATGGCGTTTCATTTACTGCGCCATCTTATTTCAAACCCGCAACTGTTGAAGTTTTGGCCGAAATGTGTGCCGAAATTGCTACTGTTGTACCCGATATGCCATTTTATTACTATCATATTCCTGTATTAACAGGCGCAAACCACAATATGATTGATTTATTGGAAGCCGTTGATGGTAAAATACCAAATTTCGCAGGCATAAAATACACCCATGAGGATTTTATGGATTTTCTATCCTGTATGAGTTTCAAAAATAACAAATACGATATGCTTTGGGGGCGCGACGAAAATATGCTTTCTGCACTGGTTTTAGGCGCAAAAGGTGCTGTAGGAAGTACATTTAATTACCTTGCTCCTTTGTATAATCAATTGATTGAAGCTTTTGAACAAAACGAACTGAAAACTGCCGTTGCATTGCAGCAGAAATCGATCGATTTTATCCGATTATTAGGTAAATATGGTGGAATTGCAACAGGTAAAGCTTATATGAAAATGATCGGGTTAGATTGTGGCGAATTCAGATTACCTGTTAAAAACATGGATGCAGCGGCATTTGAACAATTTAAAACGGATGTTGAAAATTTAGATTTTCAGGCTTTTAAATCGAAAGCTTTTTTAACCACAGCTGTACACCGCTAA
- a CDS encoding MFS transporter — MREKRYAWVVVALLWFVALLNYMDRQMLSTMKPAMQMDIAELQSATNFGYLMAIFLWIYGLMSPISGIIADKLNRKWLIVGSLLVWSLVTFLMGYATTFNQIYWLRALMGVSEALYIPAGLSLIADYHSSKTRSVAIGIHMTGLYMGQALGGFGATIASKFSWQATFHSFGFVGIVYALILVFFLREKKKVLLQEKKSVQLKPSLFKGLALLFSNISFWIILIYFAIPSLPGWATKNWLPTLFANNLGIDMAQAGPISTITIAASSFLGVIFGGILSDRWVQKNIKGRIYTSAIGLGLTIPSLLLIGFGHSLFNIIGAAFCFGFGYGMFDANNMPILCQFVSSKYRATAYGIMNMTGVFAGAFITDLLGKSTDSGSLGKDFAMLSIIVFIALMIQLYFLRPKFNDFEDA; from the coding sequence ATGAGAGAGAAAAGATACGCATGGGTGGTAGTTGCACTGCTTTGGTTTGTAGCCTTGTTAAATTACATGGACCGTCAAATGCTTTCAACCATGAAGCCTGCCATGCAGATGGATATTGCCGAACTACAGTCGGCTACCAATTTTGGCTATCTGATGGCTATTTTTCTATGGATTTATGGCTTAATGAGCCCCATATCTGGAATTATTGCCGATAAATTAAACCGGAAATGGCTAATTGTGGGCAGTTTACTGGTTTGGTCGCTGGTTACTTTTTTAATGGGCTACGCTACTACTTTTAATCAGATTTACTGGTTAAGAGCATTAATGGGGGTGAGTGAGGCACTTTATATCCCGGCTGGTTTATCACTAATAGCCGATTACCACAGTTCGAAAACCAGATCGGTAGCCATTGGCATCCACATGACGGGCCTTTACATGGGGCAGGCACTGGGCGGTTTTGGTGCAACCATTGCTTCAAAATTTTCATGGCAGGCTACTTTCCATTCTTTTGGTTTTGTTGGGATTGTTTACGCATTGATTTTGGTATTTTTTCTAAGAGAAAAAAAGAAGGTGCTATTGCAGGAAAAAAAGTCTGTTCAACTTAAACCCTCGCTTTTTAAAGGACTGGCGCTTTTGTTCAGCAATATTTCTTTCTGGATAATCCTCATCTATTTTGCCATCCCTAGTTTACCCGGTTGGGCAACTAAAAATTGGCTTCCTACCTTATTTGCCAATAATTTAGGAATCGATATGGCACAGGCAGGACCAATTTCGACGATTACCATTGCTGCCTCTTCATTTTTAGGGGTAATTTTTGGAGGCATTTTATCCGACAGGTGGGTGCAGAAAAATATTAAAGGGCGTATTTATACCAGCGCCATTGGCCTGGGTTTAACCATTCCGTCTTTATTGCTGATCGGTTTTGGGCATTCTTTGTTCAATATCATAGGGGCGGCCTTTTGTTTCGGTTTTGGTTATGGCATGTTCGATGCCAATAATATGCCTATTCTTTGTCAGTTTGTTTCTTCAAAATACAGGGCTACGGCTTATGGCATAATGAATATGACCGGTGTTTTTGCAGGGGCTTTTATTACCGATTTATTAGGTAAATCAACTGATTCGGGCAGCCTTGGGAAAGATTTCGCCATGTTATCCATTATTGTTTTTATCGCCCTGATGATTCAGCTTTATTTCCTGCGTCCGAAATTTAACGATTTTGAAGATGCTTAA